In the genome of Puniceibacterium sp. IMCC21224, one region contains:
- a CDS encoding thiolase family protein: MTQFQKGVRMSLSPNSNVMREVFVSGTGLIPFGKFPELSLGDLGWPAVREAILESGLVVEQIDAVYCGCALGGMLAGQRVMKKIGKTGMPIINVENACSSSSSALSIAWLEIASGRQDAVLVIGVEKLTKFGGGTLPLEHEDWEVRQGMVMPAIYAMRAQRYMHEFGLTERQLAEVSVKAHKHGALNPRAQITKTVTVEEVMGARKVADPFTLWHCCPTGDGAAAVLLTSKSLSTRGEAKPVRISASDVTSGVFTSGFRDMTWAELSARGAREAYEIAGIGPEDIDVAELHDAFTIAELMYYEALGFCNKGDGYGLLASGRTSLGGDCVVNPSGGLLSRGHPVGATGVAQAVEISRQLQNRAGKHQVDKAKVGLTHATGGGVAGYDHGACSIHIFEV, from the coding sequence ATGACACAATTCCAGAAAGGTGTACGTATGTCTTTGTCCCCCAATAGCAACGTTATGCGCGAAGTCTTTGTCTCTGGAACGGGACTGATCCCTTTTGGAAAATTTCCCGAATTGTCACTGGGTGACCTCGGCTGGCCCGCCGTGCGCGAAGCAATTTTAGAAAGTGGCCTAGTAGTTGAGCAAATTGATGCGGTGTATTGCGGATGCGCTTTGGGCGGTATGTTGGCGGGACAGAGGGTGATGAAAAAAATTGGCAAAACAGGGATGCCAATCATCAATGTTGAGAATGCTTGCTCCTCTTCTTCATCTGCGCTGTCTATCGCTTGGCTCGAAATCGCCAGCGGGCGACAGGATGCAGTATTGGTGATTGGCGTCGAAAAACTGACAAAGTTTGGCGGAGGCACTCTGCCGCTTGAGCACGAAGACTGGGAAGTTCGCCAAGGCATGGTGATGCCCGCGATCTATGCCATGCGCGCTCAACGCTACATGCACGAATTTGGACTGACTGAACGGCAGCTGGCAGAGGTGTCAGTCAAGGCACACAAGCACGGCGCACTGAATCCAAGAGCCCAGATCACTAAGACCGTAACAGTTGAAGAAGTCATGGGCGCCCGCAAAGTCGCGGACCCCTTTACGTTGTGGCATTGCTGCCCGACCGGCGACGGGGCCGCCGCCGTTTTGCTGACATCAAAGTCATTGAGCACAAGGGGGGAGGCAAAGCCCGTGCGCATCTCCGCCTCCGACGTTACCTCTGGTGTTTTCACTAGCGGTTTCCGTGACATGACTTGGGCCGAGCTAAGCGCTCGCGGAGCGCGCGAAGCCTATGAAATCGCTGGGATTGGCCCCGAAGATATTGATGTTGCAGAGCTGCATGATGCTTTCACCATCGCAGAGCTGATGTATTACGAGGCTTTAGGTTTTTGCAATAAAGGCGATGGCTACGGTCTCTTAGCGTCTGGCCGCACGTCGCTGGGGGGGGATTGTGTCGTCAATCCTTCCGGAGGCCTGCTTTCGCGCGGGCACCCGGTCGGGGCAACCGGCGTAGCCCAGGCCGTCGAGATATCGCGCCAGTTACAAAACCGTGCAGGAAAGCACCAAGTCGACAAGGCGAAAGTCGGGCTGACCCATGCAACTGGCGGTGGCGTAGCAGGTTACGATCACGGCGCCTGCTCAATTCACATTTTTGAGGTATAA
- a CDS encoding thermonuclease family protein, which yields MNVELKILTNEVSKLPHRKWITRNKGSYRRDAGFGPCLANQRDRQGDTPRKSRAVQPEVSQTPYFLEQAHADRLTGVASVIDGDTLEIRGQRIRLHGIDAPESRQVCATAEGQRWRCGQQAALSLADRIGHRRVSCTVRDIDRYGRFIAVCHQDGTDLNAWLVREGWAVAYRQYSRDYIRDENEASSARRNIWSGRFDMPWDWRRAQRGG from the coding sequence ATGAATGTAGAACTCAAAATCTTGACGAATGAGGTCTCGAAACTCCCGCATCGCAAGTGGATCACTCGGAACAAAGGGTCGTATCGGCGCGATGCAGGTTTCGGCCCCTGCCTTGCTAACCAACGCGATCGCCAAGGCGACACCCCACGCAAAAGTAGAGCAGTACAACCGGAGGTTTCTCAAACCCCATATTTTCTTGAACAGGCCCATGCTGATCGTTTGACCGGCGTTGCCAGCGTGATCGACGGCGATACACTGGAAATCCGGGGACAGCGCATCCGGCTGCATGGGATCGATGCCCCGGAAAGTCGGCAAGTTTGCGCTACGGCTGAGGGTCAGCGCTGGCGGTGCGGACAACAAGCAGCACTGTCTCTCGCCGACAGGATCGGCCACCGGCGGGTCAGCTGCACCGTGCGAGATATCGACCGCTATGGCCGCTTCATTGCGGTCTGTCATCAAGACGGTACCGATCTGAACGCTTGGCTTGTGCGTGAAGGGTGGGCGGTCGCTTATCGCCAATACAGCCGCGACTATATCCGCGATGAGAACGAGGCCAGTTCCGCACGGCGCAATATCTGGTCCGGACGCTTTGACATGCCGTGGGACTGGCGCCGCGCGCAACGTGGCGGATGA
- a CDS encoding helix-turn-helix domain-containing protein: MTKTIRSSGHEALCEALIAARMTAGLTQAQLADRLRCHQSFVARLESGQRRIDAIELIVIARALNADAHAFLNVTEQHTELDHEL; this comes from the coding sequence GTGACAAAAACTATTAGAAGCTCAGGACATGAAGCGCTGTGCGAAGCCTTGATCGCGGCGAGGATGACGGCTGGACTGACACAAGCTCAGCTTGCTGACCGTTTGCGATGCCACCAGTCATTTGTAGCTCGCTTGGAAAGTGGACAGCGGCGGATCGATGCTATTGAGCTAATTGTTATAGCTCGAGCACTAAACGCTGATGCGCATGCCTTTTTGAATGTTACTGAACAACATACGGAACTTGACCATGAGCTTTAG
- a CDS encoding ester cyclase — protein sequence MTNDLLAGYANILTDAALAAASPDTPQEARNKRIVARMFQEIVNKKAYEVADEIFAEEFYWPQFDLKGPEGVKTWARQFHAGWPDVLDRLDLQVAQGDIVVSLVTVYGTHTGNWIGIPATNRTAVFPAIGIDRLQDGKIVERSATFNLDEVKQKIGVGP from the coding sequence ATGACAAATGATCTACTGGCCGGTTACGCCAACATCCTAACCGACGCAGCTCTAGCCGCCGCTAGCCCCGACACGCCCCAAGAAGCACGCAACAAAAGGATCGTTGCGCGCATGTTTCAAGAAATCGTTAATAAAAAGGCCTACGAGGTAGCCGACGAAATATTTGCTGAAGAATTTTACTGGCCGCAATTCGATCTGAAAGGTCCAGAGGGTGTAAAAACTTGGGCTCGCCAATTTCACGCGGGCTGGCCCGATGTGTTGGACCGATTGGACTTGCAAGTGGCCCAAGGTGATATCGTCGTAAGCCTCGTGACGGTTTATGGCACTCACACGGGCAATTGGATCGGTATCCCCGCAACAAATAGAACCGCGGTATTCCCAGCGATTGGGATTGATCGGCTCCAAGATGGTAAAATTGTTGAGCGCAGCGCAACTTTTAATCTTGACGAGGTAAAGCAGAAAATCGGCGTCGGGCCATAG
- a CDS encoding helix-turn-helix transcriptional regulator, producing MAKTIRSTGQVALCQALVDARIKAGLGQEDLAVRLNCHQSLVARIESGQRRVDVVELVVLARAIGFDPFKVLAIVEAATEPDHRI from the coding sequence GTGGCAAAGACAATCAGAAGCACGGGACAGGTGGCACTTTGCCAGGCGTTGGTCGACGCCCGTATCAAGGCGGGCCTCGGTCAGGAGGACTTGGCAGTTAGACTCAATTGCCATCAATCCCTCGTGGCGCGCATTGAAAGCGGTCAGCGCCGGGTCGACGTCGTCGAACTGGTCGTCCTCGCCCGCGCCATTGGCTTTGACCCGTTCAAGGTTCTGGCGATCGTTGAAGCCGCCACGGAGCCCGACCACCGAATTTGA
- a CDS encoding CaiB/BaiF CoA-transferase family protein, which yields MPAPLEQFAQPLAGLKVLDLTQFLSGPYATQILGDLGAEVIKIEAPEGDLTRHLPPYFVEGDSAYYLSVNRNKHSIAIDLKTTKGQALVRDLAIQCDVIVENFRPGVTEKLGLSYDDLSKDAPNLVWCSISGFGQTGPYRDRPAYDMIIQAISGAMSLTGEVGGNAVRMGVPIGDIAAGMYGVIGILATVLESKSTGKGRRIDVSMLDCQIAMLSYQAAYHLHSGDIPGLQGRGHDSIPTYRVFPCAEGTEIAVTANTERMWAGLCACLGEPDLLTDPRFVDLGDRNKNREALWQLLERGFSTQPASHWAKVFVENRIPAAEVNTLQKSLSDPHVIARGMVEDIQSNDGHSARVAGNPIKFSQDAAAKHHRYPPKLGEDGPALLSGLLGLSAADIKALINDGVICTASPNSTKPPKGTQNDK from the coding sequence ATGCCGGCACCATTAGAGCAATTCGCGCAACCCCTTGCAGGACTAAAAGTCCTCGATCTAACTCAGTTTTTGTCTGGCCCCTATGCAACTCAAATTCTCGGTGATTTAGGTGCCGAGGTGATCAAAATTGAAGCACCAGAAGGCGATCTTACTCGTCATTTGCCGCCCTATTTCGTAGAAGGTGATAGCGCATATTACCTGAGTGTGAATCGCAACAAACACAGCATCGCAATCGATTTGAAAACCACAAAAGGTCAGGCGCTTGTTCGCGATCTCGCCATTCAATGTGATGTGATCGTCGAGAACTTTCGCCCAGGTGTTACGGAGAAACTGGGCTTGTCCTATGACGATCTGAGCAAAGATGCGCCAAACTTGGTCTGGTGCTCCATATCTGGCTTTGGCCAGACTGGTCCTTACCGGGATCGCCCCGCTTACGACATGATCATTCAGGCCATATCGGGCGCTATGTCTCTCACTGGTGAGGTCGGAGGTAATGCCGTGCGCATGGGAGTGCCGATTGGGGACATTGCCGCTGGAATGTATGGCGTGATCGGCATTCTTGCGACGGTCCTGGAAAGTAAAAGTACCGGCAAAGGGCGGCGTATCGACGTGTCGATGCTGGACTGTCAGATCGCTATGCTCAGCTATCAGGCGGCTTATCATTTGCACTCGGGCGACATACCCGGTCTGCAAGGACGCGGGCATGACTCCATACCAACCTATCGCGTTTTTCCTTGTGCGGAAGGCACGGAAATCGCGGTCACCGCGAACACCGAGCGAATGTGGGCTGGTCTCTGCGCGTGCCTTGGCGAACCAGATCTTCTCACCGACCCCCGATTTGTCGACCTTGGAGATCGCAACAAGAACCGTGAGGCGCTTTGGCAACTTCTTGAGCGTGGATTCTCGACTCAACCGGCGAGCCATTGGGCAAAGGTATTCGTGGAAAACAGGATACCCGCCGCAGAGGTAAATACTCTACAAAAGAGCCTGTCAGACCCGCATGTTATCGCGCGGGGCATGGTTGAGGATATTCAATCCAATGACGGCCATTCCGCGCGCGTCGCAGGTAACCCGATCAAGTTTAGCCAAGACGCGGCTGCCAAGCATCATCGTTACCCACCAAAGCTGGGCGAAGACGGCCCTGCCCTCCTTTCAGGTCTGCTTGGTCTATCGGCAGCAGACATCAAAGCGTTGATCAATGACGGTGTAATTTGCACCGCATCCCCAAACTCAACCAAACCACCGAAAGGGACTCAAAATGACAAATGA